The following proteins come from a genomic window of Tenebrio molitor chromosome 9, icTenMoli1.1, whole genome shotgun sequence:
- the LOC138139319 gene encoding alpha-tocopherol transfer protein-like isoform X2, translating into MYQDVFYGMELVREKVYKKFNKTQESVSEDVQIVRKWLQTQPHLPEIMSDIAINKFLMLNKFSIEKTKQKIDMYYTIRSLLPDMYDQCNPKLPCMKAAIDSCYCFLHPVVLEESNRVCMFKLKKPNTGTPREIIMLGVNFTELRLAEDYAMYDVWIFDLATCSLNDSLKMTPSIIVKTLAIYEKVFSLRAKALYLLNTPSYISNILAFLKTLVKPKQFNRIHIHKDAEVLKEIFTEDILPKDYGGSGPSLEQLNGLMKVKLEQFQDRFDQLDQMRVDESLRPEKLVNSDILGFYGNFKKLNVD; encoded by the exons ATGTATCAAGACGTGTTCTATGGCATGGAATTGGTGCGTGAAAAAGTgtacaaaaaattcaacaaaacgCAAGAATCAGTAAGTGAAGACGTGCAGATAGTACGAAAGTGGCTCCAAACCCAGCCCCATCTACCAGAAATCATGA GTGACATCGCAATTAACAAGTTTCTCATGTTGAACAAGTTCAGCATCGAGAAGACCAAACAGAAGATCGACATGTACTACACCATCAGGAGTTTGCTTCCAGACATGTACGACCAATGCAATCCGAAGCTGCCTTGCATGAAGGCGGCAATCGACTCCTG TTACTGCTTTCTGCACCCAGTGGTACTGGAGGAATCGAACAGAGTTTGCATGTTTAAGTTGAAGAAACCCAACACTGGCACACCGCGAGAAATAATAATGCTCGGTGTGAACTTCACGGAACTGAGACTAGCCGAAGATTATGCAATGTACGACGTCTGGATCTTCGACCTTGCAACTTGCAGTTTAAACGATTCGCTCAAAATGACGCCCTCCATAATTGTGAAGACGTTAGCCATCTACGAG AAAGTGTTTTCCCTTCGCGCTAAAGCATTGTATCTGCTCAATACTCCAAGTTACATATCTAATATCTTGGCATTTCTGAAAACGCTGGTAAAACCGAAGCAATTCAATAGA ATTCACATTCACAAAGATGCGGAAGTcctaaaagaaatttttactgaagATATCTTACCCAAGGACTACGGTGGAAGCGGTCCCTCTTTGGAACAACTCAACG GTTTGATGAAAGTGAAACTTGAACAGTTTCAAGATCGCTTCGATCAACTCGACCAAATGAGAGTAGACGAGAGCTTGAGACCGGAAAAACTTGTTAACAGTGACATTCTAGGTTTCTACGGGAATTTTAAGAAGCTTAATGTCGATTAA
- the LOC138139322 gene encoding alpha-tocopherol transfer protein-like — protein sequence MFQDVFYGMESVRQKVYKEFNKTQESVSEDVQIIRKWLQTQPHLPEIMSDIAISKFLMLNKFSIEKTKQKIDMYYTIRSLLPDMYDQCNPKLPCMKAAIDSCYFFLHPVVLEESNRVCMFKLKKPNTNTPREIIMLGMNFTELRLAEDYAMYDVWIFDLATYSLNDSLKLTPSIIVKTLTIYEKVFSLRVKALYLLNTPSYISNILAFLKTLVKPKLFNRIHIHQDAEVLKEIFSDDILPKDYGGSGPSLEQLNGLMKVKLEQFQDRFDQLDQMRVDESLRPEKLVNNDILGFHGNFKKLNVD from the exons ATGTTTCAAGACGTGTTCTATGGCATGGAATCGGTGCGTCAAAAAGTGTACAAAGAATTCAACAAAACGCAAGAATCAGTAAGTGAAGACGTGCAGATAATACGAAAGTGGCTCCAAACCCAGCCCCATCTGCCAGAAATCATGA GTGACATCGCAATTAGCAAGTTTCTAATGCTGAACAAGTTCAGCATCGAGAAGACCAAACAGAAGATTGACATGTACTACACCATCAGGAGTTTGCTTCCAGACATGTACGACCAATGCAATCCAAAGTTGCCTTGCATGAAGGCGGCGATCGACTCCTG TTACTTCTTTCTGCACCCAGTGGTACTGGAGGAATCGAACAGAGTTTGCATGTTTAAGTTGAAAAAACCCAACACTAACACTCCGCGAGAAATAATAATGCTCGGTATGAACTTCACGGAACTGAGACTAGCCGAAGATTATGCAATGTACGACGTCTGGATCTTCGACCTTGCAACTTACAGTTTAAACGATTCGCTCAAATTGACGCCCTCCATAATTGTCAAGACGTTAACCATCTACGAG AAAGTGTTTTCCCTTCGCGTGAAAGCATTGTATCTGCTCAATACTCCAAGTTACATATCTAATATCTTGGCATTTCTGAAAACGCTGGTGAAACCGAAGCTATTCAATAGA ATTCACATTCACCAGGATGCGGAAGTcctaaaagaaattttcagtgACGATATCTTACCCAAAGACTACGGTGGAAGTGGTCCCTCTTTGGAACAACTCAACG GTTTGATGAAAGTGAAACTTGAACAGTTTCAAGATCGCTTCGATCAACTCGACCAAATGAGAGTAGACGAGAGCTTGAGACCGGAAAAACTTGTTAACAATGACATTCTAGGTTTTCACGGCAATTTTAAGAAACTTAATGTCGATTAA
- the LOC138139323 gene encoding alpha-tocopherol transfer protein-like, whose amino-acid sequence MYQDVFFGMESVRQKTYKEFNKTQESVNKDVQIIRKWLQTQPHLPEIMSDIAISKFLMLNKFSIEKTKQKIDMYYTIRSLIPDWYDQCNPKLPCMKAAIDSCYCFLHPAVLEESNRVYMFKMKKPNTYSPRELLMLLVQFSELRLAEDYAIHDVWIVDLANFTLNDSLKVTPTIIVKVLTIYEKVFSLRTRTIHVLNTPSYISNILAFLKTLLKPKLFSRIHIHQDAEVLKEIFSDDILPKDYGGSGPTLEQLNGLMKVKLEEFQGRFDQLDQMRVDESLRPERLVNNDILGFYGNFKKLDVD is encoded by the exons ATGTATCAAGACGTGTTTTTTGGCATGGAATCGGTGCGTCAAAAAACATACAAAGAGTTCAATAAAACGCAAGAATCGGTAAATAAAGACGTGCAAATAATACGAAAGTGGCTCCAAACCCAGCCCCATCTACCAGAAATCATGA GTGACATCGCAATTAGCAAGTTTCTCATGTTGAACAAGTTCAGCATCGAGAAGACCAAACAGAAGATCGACATGTACTACACCATCAGGAGTCTGATTCCAGATTGGTACGACCAATGCAATCCGAAGCTGCCTTGCATGAAGGCGGCAATCGACTCCTG TTACTGCTTCCTGCACCCAGCGGTTCTGGAGGAATCGAACAGAGTTTACATGTTTAAGATGAAGAAACCAAACACTTACTCGCCTCGGGAATTGTTAATGCTCCTTGTGCAATTCTCTGAATTGAGACTAGCCGAAGATTATGCAATTCACGACGTCTGGATCGTGGATCTTGCAAATTTCACTTTGAACGATTCACTCAAAGTGACCCCCACCATAATCGTCAAGGTGTTAACCATCTACGAG AAAGTGTTTTCCCTGCGCACGAGAACAATTCATGTACTCAACACTCCAAGTTACATATCTAATATCTTGGCATTTCTGAAAACGCTGCTGAAACCGAAACTATTCAGTAGA ATTCACATTCACCAGGATGCGGAAGTcctaaaagaaattttcagtgACGATATCTTACCCAAAGACTACGGTGGAAGTGGTCCCACTTTGGAACAACTCAACG GTTTGATGAAAGTGAAACTTGAAGAGTTTCAAGGTCGTTTCGATCAACTGGACCAAATGAGAGTAGACGAGAGCTTGAGACCGGAAAGACTTGTTAATAATGACATTCTAGGTTTTTACGGCAACTTTAAGAAGCTTGATGTCGATTAA